Genomic segment of Psychrobacter sanguinis:
CTCTGGCGTGTTGGTCTTACCAAAGGTATTGACGCCCGTGGCTTTCATCCGCCTTACCAGCTCACTGTCTTCTGTTGGCACAATGTTGACACTACGGCTGCCCATTTTGATAGGCTCATCAGCAAATAGATAGTTTAAATCCTTTAGCAGGTAAGGCACCCCTGTAAAAATTCCTTGAGGTAGACCTTGCTGTGCTGCATTAAATGCACGTTCGTCAAAACGATGAATAATGGCATTTAATTTAGGGTTGAGTTTATTGGCTTGATAGATAGCAGCTTCTAATGCTTCTTTGGCACTGATATCGCCTGATTTGATTAACTGCGCCAATCCAAGGGCGTCATATTGCGGATACTCTTTAAACATAGCCTTCCCTGCTTGAGTGTGATGGTCGATAATTGGATAGCTTATAACAATGCCAACAAAAAAGCCAAACCCAAAGGTTTGGCTTTTGATAGATAACTATGAGTAAAGGCGAAAATAATCAAAGCCAATGACTTAAATTATCTAAATTACGCGAATTACTCAAGTTGTCTAAACTACATGGGAACTTCCATTAGTAACACACGAGAGCCTTCTAGCGCTTCTACCTCGAAGCCTTTGGTATCCACGATACCCATACCATCACGAGTTTCTAGAATTTTATCACCGATTTTTACTTTGCCTTCGATAACAAAGGCATAGACGCCATGTTGGTTCCCTTTTAGATCATAGCTAGCACTCACCCCTTTATCAAGGTTGCCCATATGGAACCAGGCATCTTGGTGAATCCATACGCCTGCATCATCTGGGTTGGGCGATAAGATCTGACCAAATTCATTAGGCTTCAACATATCTGCTATTTTTAGCTGTTGATAACGAGGCTCAACCCCTTGTTTATTTGGCATTACCCAAATTTGGAAAAACTTAACGGGTTCACCAGGTTGGCCATTCATCTCACTGTGTGCGATACCAGTACCGGCTGACATTACTTGAATTTCACCACTTTCGATAATGCCGTTAGTACCAATGGTGTCTTTGTGAGCCAATTTACCTGATGTTGGAATTGAAATAATTTCCATATCACGGTGAGGGTGAGTACCAAAACCCATACCCCCTTCGACATGGTCATCATTAATCACACGTAATGCGCCAAATCCCATACGCTCAGGATTGTAGTAGTTTGCAAAGCTAAAAGTGTGTTTGCTTTTTAACCAGCCATGATCTGCGCTACCACGAGTATTGGCTTTATGTACGATAGTTTTCATAGGTAATCCTCATTTTTATATCTATGTTTCGTTTTAATGAAGCCATTATATCATGAATATATACTTAACCAACACTAGTCACTGTTAACTTTAGTTTAATTGTGTAAAGAGTTCAATGCCTATTAAAATAACTGTTAAGTGGGTGTTAAATGACCTAAAAAATAGCCATAAAAAAGGGGCTTAAGCCCCTTAGTTAATACCTACGTTACTCATTTGAAATCATTACATCAGTAGTTCACGCTTGCCACTTTTACCCATGGAGCTGACCAGTCCTGCCTCTTCCATAGAATCAACAATACGCGCAGCTCGGTTGTAACCAATACTAAATTTACGTTGGATACTAGACGCAGAGACTTTACGTGTTTCTAAAACGAAAGCCACCGCCTCATCATAAAGAGCATCGTCCTCTCCTGAGGTATTACCTGCCCCACTACTGCTCGGACTGGTTAGATCGAAGTTATTGGCCATATTATCAATGTAATCAGGGGCACCGCGCTCACGCCAAGCATCACACACTCGGTTGACCTCTTCATCACTGACATACGCACCATGCACACGATCAGGCTCAATTTGACCTGGGCCTAAGAACAGCATATCACCGTTACCCAGCATGTCCTCTGCCCCGCCAGCATCCAAGATAGTGCGAGAGTCTACTTTAGAGTTAACCCGTAATGCCGCACGTACTGGAATGTTGGCTTTAATTAGACCGGTAATAACATCGACAGACGGACGCTGCGTCGCTAACATTAAGTGAATACCAGCCGCACGAGACTTCTGTGCCAAGCGGGTAATCAGCTCTTCTGCTTGTTTACCGACTTGCATAATCATGTCTGCGAACTCATCAGCGACAATGACAATCATTGGTAGGGTCTTAAGCTTAGGCGCTTTATCGATACTGACGCTGTCATTAGGACGCCATAATGGATCAATCATCGGTCTGCCTGCTTTTTCAGCGGCGATTACCTTTTTGTTAAATTCACTTAACTTACGTACTTTAAGTAAGCTCATTAACTGATAACGGCGCTCCATTTCTGCCACACACCATGCCAAGCTACTGGCTGCTTCATTCATATCCGTCACCACGGGGGTTAACAGATGAGGAATGTCATTGTAGTTGGCTAATTCTAGCTGTTTGGGATCAATCAAGATTAATCTTAATTGTGAAGGCGTGTATTTAAGCAGCATAGATAACAGCATGGCGTTGACCAATACAGACTTACCCGAGCCGGTGGTACCCGCTACTAACATATGAGGGGCACGTGCTAGGTCAGTAATGACAGGCTTACCACCGATGTCTTTACCCATAGCCATACTAATCTGAGCTTTGGGATTTTTATAATCTTCGGTTTGCAGCAGTTCAACCAAACGCACCATTTCGCGTTTTTTATTGGGCACTTCAATACCGATATAAGGCTTACCGGGGATGACCTCTACCACACGCAATGACGCCATAGATAAAGAACGCGCCAAATCTCGTGAAATACCGGTCACTTTACTGGCTTTTACCCCAGGTGCTAAATCCACTTCAAAGCGCGTGACTACAGGCCCAGGAATGGCGTTAACCACTTCGGCTTTTACATTAAATTCTTGCAGTTTAATTTCTAATAACTCAGACAGCTGCTGTAGTTCAGCCTGATTATAGCTTGGCGTACGATCGGGGTCTGGCTTATCCAAAATGGACAGCTCAGGAATAGGTGATAAACCTTCACGATACTTAGCCGTTTGCATGGCACGACTACTAGACGCAAAAGCCGCATCATCATGAATTTCAGGAAGACTTATATCATCATCTTCTTCATCGTCTATATCAGGCACCATGTCTTCAATATGGTTACTTGCATCACCATCAGGCGTTGCAAATCGAATAGTCGGGGCGACTCTAGTTTCTGTATTCTGTGCCTCACTCGGCTCATGAGGTTTCTTTGGGTTCGAAGGTGGGGTATTGGTCGGTGTTAGATCCAACACCTCATCAACTTCGATATCAGACTCAACGTCAGTCGCCTCTTGTTCTGTCTCACGGTCTTCGAGTTCACTATCGACTAGTTCAATCTCTTCTACTTTATTGTCTTCTAACGCAACGTCAGGTTGCTCATTATTGTCATAAGCATCCTCATCAACAGGCTCATTATTTTGTTGTGCAGCACTGGTTGGCTCTATTTTAGGTTTATCTGCTAATGTTTCAGGTTCAACTGTGTCTATAGCTACAGAAGTTTTAGCGATAGAAGGGAAAGTCTCTGTCTCTGGCTCTAATGTTTCTAAATCGTCTGCCGCTTCATGCACTGTACTGACTGAGTCAAGGGTCTCTTCGGTAGCTTCCACGTCGCTGGCTTTATTGTCTACGTTATTAGAGGTAGCGGTTACACTAGAAGTCACAGCAACGGCAACCGGTAAAGCTTGTTCATCTAGCAACTCATTAATAGCATTTTGGTCATTCCAAGCAAAACTTGGTTCCTGCTTTTTTAGAACAGGGTTTGCTTTTATAGGCTGCTGATCGGCTTTGTTTTGTTTTTCAGAATTGCTACGCGCTTCTTCTGCCTCTTGTTCACGCAGCGCCAAGATACTTTCAGTAAGGCCTGAGTTTACTAGGAATTCATCTAATACATTAGTTAATGCTGGGTCAGACTTTCTACTGTAGGCTGAGTGGCTATTGGCTAGCAAATCAGCCTCTTCATCATCCGCTGTTTCAGGCAGTTTTAATTTTAACTGTTCAAATAAAGGAGACTCAGTATCTGTTGGATGTACTTGATCAGAGGTTTCATCAGTGGTTAATGCGTTATCCTCTGCTAATTCAGACGCTTCATTGGCCGCTGCTGCATCGCGTTGTATGCCACTGCCTAACCACGATAAGCTGAAGACTTCTTTGAACACCCGCTTCCAATGAATATCAAAAGCAAATGTCGCCGTAATCAAGCTAAATACTAGTAAGAATAAAGCCGCCCCATAAATGGTCAATAGCCCAGACAAAGGCGTGGCGACTTCTACCCCTAAAATACCACCAAAACGGGCACCATTATCAGAGATCAAACCCGACACTTGCGGTGTGACTGCTAAAAGACCACAGCTAGCCAGTAGCAAAAACACATAGGCAATGGCTCTTAAAGGACCAGAAGCTTGATCACGATGCCACCACATACAAACCGCTTCATAAACCAAAAAGGCCATTAACCACCAGGCTGGCCAGCCTAGAAAAGTATATAAAAGGTCTGATAGCCATGCGCCCACTGCGCCGCCCATATTACTAATCTGACCCATATCACTGCTGATACGCGACCAACTTGGATCATTGGGGGTATAAGTAACCAAGATAACGAACAAGAATGCGGACAGCAGGACGGCAAGTAAAGTAAAAACAATTTTTTTAAGCGTATGAATGAAAGGTGCCGTTATCATTAATTTTTCCCAACGTTTGAAACTTAGATATAAACCATAAACCTGATATAAACCACAAACCCATAATGACCCTGCACTGCTTATCACTGACTATTACGGATTTCAGTTTAAGCAATAAGGCCAGCTGCTTTTTGAGCAGGAGTTAACGGTGCAATTTTAAATAAAGAATGGTATAAAATAGACGTTTATGACTGGTGAACATCGGCCATTAAGCAAAATTATTAGCCTAGTTTTTATAATCCTCTATAATAGCAAATTGTGCTCTATTTTCGAGCATTGACTGGCTTATTTATCATATAAATAAACATGATAACTTAAACTCATTTGCTATTGTAAACAAATGCCCCCATTCTTATAAATACCAACGTCGATAAATTGTCCTTTATAGTAGCGCCTTTTGTTACTTATGGCATTTACCACGCTAACGCAAACTTTCAAATGTTACTCAAAAATCAAAATAAGGAAAGTACATGACACAAGAGACCTCAGCACCTCGTCACGAAAAACTAATTATTCTAGGCTCAGGCCCTGCAGGATACTCAGCGGCTGTTTACGCTGCTCGTGCTAACTTAAAGCCAGTTATCATTTCAGGTATGCAAGTCGGCGGTCAGTTAACTACGACTACCGAAGTTGACAACTGGCCAGGTGATGCTCATGGTTTGACCGGTCCTGATTTAATGGTACGTATGAAAGAGCATGCCGAGCGTTTTGGTACTGAGATTATCAATGATCATATTAACTCAGTGACCTTGACCGAGCGTCCTTTCAAACTTGAAGGTAATGCTGGCAGCTACACCTGTGATGCGCTAATCATCGCTACCGGTGCTTCAGCTCAGTACTTAGGTCTTGAGTCAGAAAATAAATTTAAAGGTCTAGGCGTGTCTGCTTGTGCCACTTGTGATGGTTTCTTCTATAAGAACCAGAAAGTAGCGGTTATCGGTGGCGGCAACACTGCTGTCGAAGAAGCGTTGTACTTATCAAACATAGCCAAAGAAGTCATCTTAGTGCACCGCCGTGACAGCTTACGCTCTGAGAAAATCTTGCAAGACAAGCTGTTTGAAAAAGCCAAAAAAGGCAACGTCACTATCGAATGGAACCATCAAGTTAAAGAAGTGGTCGGTGATGACATGGGAGTTAACGGTATTGTTATCGAATCGACAAAAGATGGTAGCACCAAGCACTTAGATGTCATGGGTATGTTTGTGGCTATCGGTCACAAACCAAATACAGACATGTTCGATGGTCAATTAGATATGAAAGATGGTTATATCGTGGTCAATAGCGGTATCCAAGGCAATGCGACTCAAACCAGTATTGAGGGTGTATTTGCAGCGGGCGATGTGGCTGACCATGTTTATCGTCAGGCCATTACCTCAGCAGGTACTGGCTGTATGGCCGCACTGGATGCGGAAAAATACCTAGACTCAATCGGTGAGGCCGATGCGAAAGATCATACTTACGCCTCTACTTTAACCGAGGATGATCAGGCTTAAATCTATTAAGTTCGTTAAGCGCTTGCTACTTATAAATCTAGCTACTTATAAGTTTGGATGCTGAGCTTAATCATAAGAGGTGCCAATCAAAAACTGATTGGCACTTTTTTTTATGACGGGCTATTTATGAAATAATAAAGGTGAATTGTTGTCAATGCTTAAGCAATTGATATACTAACTCTTTGTTTATTTTAATCTAGCACTTAGTTTAACGTCGTACTTAACGCTGTTTTCTAATGCTAACTGCTGACTTATCATGTTATCTTACGTGGCTTTATTTACTTTATTAATAAGAGATAAACTTTGTGACCTCAGACAATCAAAGCAACTCAGACACTCCCTCACAAAGTAGGCAAACCGCACAAGCGTCCTCTCCCCTATTTGACTGCCCCTACTTATTTCCTGAACCCAGTGTGGCAGATCCTGATGGTTTAGGACTGGTGGCTATCGGTGGAGATTTGTCCCCCGAAACCTTGTTAGCAGCTTATTCTCAAGGCCTATTTCCTTGGTTTAATGAAGATGAGCCTATTGCATGGTGGTCTCCTGAGCCCCGCTGTATCTTAGACCCTAGCTCCTACGCTGCTAGTAAATCACTCACACGACTCGCCAAGTCTAGTACGTGGCACTGGAGCATTAATAGCGCTTTTGAGGAGGTTATTCACGCTTGTAGCTTACCGCGTAGCTATGCCAAAGACACTTGGATTCACGAGGAGATGATAGAGGCTTATACCGAGCTTCATGAGCTTGGCTACGCCCATAGCTTTGAAGTATGGGAGGACGATGTCTTGATTGGGGGCCTATATGGCTTAAAAATAGGACAAATTTATTTTGGCGAATCCATGTTTCATCGTAAGAGCAATGCCTCAAAAGTGGC
This window contains:
- the aat gene encoding leucyl/phenylalanyl-tRNA--protein transferase → MADPDGLGLVAIGGDLSPETLLAAYSQGLFPWFNEDEPIAWWSPEPRCILDPSSYAASKSLTRLAKSSTWHWSINSAFEEVIHACSLPRSYAKDTWIHEEMIEAYTELHELGYAHSFEVWEDDVLIGGLYGLKIGQIYFGESMFHRKSNASKVAFWALNNFCQFSNVKLIDCQLPNPHLQSLGAGIMPREPFLQTLSKLVVQSSSSWHAQAHTRFLVNQLPHTTMPIPSTSLTQDRKD
- the trxB gene encoding thioredoxin-disulfide reductase — encoded protein: MTQETSAPRHEKLIILGSGPAGYSAAVYAARANLKPVIISGMQVGGQLTTTTEVDNWPGDAHGLTGPDLMVRMKEHAERFGTEIINDHINSVTLTERPFKLEGNAGSYTCDALIIATGASAQYLGLESENKFKGLGVSACATCDGFFYKNQKVAVIGGGNTAVEEALYLSNIAKEVILVHRRDSLRSEKILQDKLFEKAKKGNVTIEWNHQVKEVVGDDMGVNGIVIESTKDGSTKHLDVMGMFVAIGHKPNTDMFDGQLDMKDGYIVVNSGIQGNATQTSIEGVFAAGDVADHVYRQAITSAGTGCMAALDAEKYLDSIGEADAKDHTYASTLTEDDQA
- a CDS encoding pirin family protein, yielding MKTIVHKANTRGSADHGWLKSKHTFSFANYYNPERMGFGALRVINDDHVEGGMGFGTHPHRDMEIISIPTSGKLAHKDTIGTNGIIESGEIQVMSAGTGIAHSEMNGQPGEPVKFFQIWVMPNKQGVEPRYQQLKIADMLKPNEFGQILSPNPDDAGVWIHQDAWFHMGNLDKGVSASYDLKGNQHGVYAFVIEGKVKIGDKILETRDGMGIVDTKGFEVEALEGSRVLLMEVPM
- a CDS encoding DNA translocase FtsK, which gives rise to MITAPFIHTLKKIVFTLLAVLLSAFLFVILVTYTPNDPSWSRISSDMGQISNMGGAVGAWLSDLLYTFLGWPAWWLMAFLVYEAVCMWWHRDQASGPLRAIAYVFLLLASCGLLAVTPQVSGLISDNGARFGGILGVEVATPLSGLLTIYGAALFLLVFSLITATFAFDIHWKRVFKEVFSLSWLGSGIQRDAAAANEASELAEDNALTTDETSDQVHPTDTESPLFEQLKLKLPETADDEEADLLANSHSAYSRKSDPALTNVLDEFLVNSGLTESILALREQEAEEARSNSEKQNKADQQPIKANPVLKKQEPSFAWNDQNAINELLDEQALPVAVAVTSSVTATSNNVDNKASDVEATEETLDSVSTVHEAADDLETLEPETETFPSIAKTSVAIDTVEPETLADKPKIEPTSAAQQNNEPVDEDAYDNNEQPDVALEDNKVEEIELVDSELEDRETEQEATDVESDIEVDEVLDLTPTNTPPSNPKKPHEPSEAQNTETRVAPTIRFATPDGDASNHIEDMVPDIDDEEDDDISLPEIHDDAAFASSSRAMQTAKYREGLSPIPELSILDKPDPDRTPSYNQAELQQLSELLEIKLQEFNVKAEVVNAIPGPVVTRFEVDLAPGVKASKVTGISRDLARSLSMASLRVVEVIPGKPYIGIEVPNKKREMVRLVELLQTEDYKNPKAQISMAMGKDIGGKPVITDLARAPHMLVAGTTGSGKSVLVNAMLLSMLLKYTPSQLRLILIDPKQLELANYNDIPHLLTPVVTDMNEAASSLAWCVAEMERRYQLMSLLKVRKLSEFNKKVIAAEKAGRPMIDPLWRPNDSVSIDKAPKLKTLPMIVIVADEFADMIMQVGKQAEELITRLAQKSRAAGIHLMLATQRPSVDVITGLIKANIPVRAALRVNSKVDSRTILDAGGAEDMLGNGDMLFLGPGQIEPDRVHGAYVSDEEVNRVCDAWRERGAPDYIDNMANNFDLTSPSSSGAGNTSGEDDALYDEAVAFVLETRKVSASSIQRKFSIGYNRAARIVDSMEEAGLVSSMGKSGKRELLM